In the Cannabis sativa cultivar Pink pepper isolate KNU-18-1 unplaced genomic scaffold, ASM2916894v1 Contig7, whole genome shotgun sequence genome, GTACGAAAGACCACAATATGAAAACAAAATAGGGACCTTCAAGAACAGGTTTTATACATAAAAACATACTATCCCAGATTCCCAGCCCCGGACTAAATTGGAGAGTAGAACTCATTCACAGATTAACCTTACAAAGAATACTGAAATAAAATGCGACCAAGTCCTCCTAAATACCAAAATTTGATGATCATGCTACATTCTAGATATATTAATCTATATTACCCAACAACATTTAAACAAGAATCATGAAATAACCTGAATGCAGGAACTTTGAGAGGCTGCAAAGCATGAAATGCATTTGCAAATGCTGTCAAAATCTGCAGCAGAAAAAAGAaggttaaaatataaaaaacaaaatgTAATCATTTGTAGTGCAAGTGATATCTGATAAGAGAACCATATAGACCTGAAAGTTTGCGCCATCTACAAGGGGGTCTATGGAGCCAAGATCCTGAAGCCAATTGATAAACAATCTAAAATATGGTCTTGGATTAAAAGATGATTTCTTCTCTTCAGCATCTTTTTGAATGAATCTGACAGTAACTGCTAGAATCTGCCAAACATTATACATGTCAAACAACCAAAACATAATAAATTAGTCAATACTCTGAACTTAATAATCAATTTTTCTCACCTTAGACAAGAGAAATGGTTTATTGGTTCCCTGCTGCAagaggaaattatttatttagaatTCAGATCTTATTGCAAAAGAATTGAAAAAACACTGGAAATGTGCTTGCTGAGTGGGATGCCTACTAACCTTGAGAATTGAAAAGACGATTTTTGCATAAATATCAATTGCAAGAAATGACAAACTCTGCCCTTGAAGAGGTGCTTGCAATGTGCCTGAATTAATCACCTCAGAAGATAGGCAATGCGCAACAGAAAGTTCCTAAAACAGAAAAAAGATGAGGCCATGGCTCTTGTCAAATCATAACTAGCCTTTCCAAAGAAAGAGATCTCACTGTGAGGAGGCGGAAAAATCTCTCTGTCACGTCATCCCCTTTCAGCAGTCCATTTTGATGCAGCTGTAAAATGTAATGTGCACACGCTGCATCATTAGCACCAGGAAGTTCACAAATCCTGTACCACTCTGCAAACAGCCTCGAAACCTAACAAAAAGAAAAGCATTAGAGATGAGTTTCATGAGCATAAATGCCGTACAACTCTTTTCATATTAATTTCCATGGGTATCGAGTTACTCTGCTCTACCAAGTCAGAAAAACAAATCCTAAATAGCTCCCTCCCCACCCCCTAACACTACCAGAAAGAGATAATGATAACATCAGAAGTAtatatctaatatatttataacaataataataaaaagaaaaaacaattaaaaaatcatCTTCCCATAAAAGAGAGAAAAGGGAGTCAGCTAAGTAGAATTTCTCTATGGTTTGCATATTGCATATTCCCATACAACACTATCAACTTCAACCACCATTCCGAGTGTAAAAGTACATAGAAGAATATTTTATCCTCATTCTAGTGCTATTATCcatctaagaaaataaaaaatctagtTATCATCAAAGGTGAATGTTACTTAATCAATAACATAAATTATAAGGAATATACTTGGAAACTAAATGTCATGATACCTGCTCACGGAAACCAGCAGGATCTGGTTCAACAGACTCTACACTACTCAAGTCTTCCTTAACCATAGAGAGACCAGGAGCCTGTTAACAAAATACAAAGTTAAATAAAAGAATTGTTGAAATAGGTTACacacaaaagaaaaaatttgaccAAGATGTCTTTACTGACTTTCTTGTCTCTAGATTGTCGAGCCTTGTCATCCTTCCCAACATTAACACCAGAAGAAACAGCCACATTTGCTGAAGGATTCTTGACCATCTCAACCAACTGTTGCAATGACTCGGGAGACCCAGGCTTTGAAGCAAGCTGTGTTTCAGAATGATAAGTAAATGAGTTTATACATCAATATGCAAGGACATTCACTCATGCAAGACTGAACAAGTACAAACCTTTGCTAATGCATCTACAAGATTATGAAGTTCCGAAATTACTGTAGATTCTTCTACTGCCAATATTTGAAGAAGCGAAATAGCAAACTCCGTTGCAGCCTCTGCATGTTTAATGCActtagtaatatttttaaatgcAAGAAATAAAAGGAAATCAAAACAAAATCTTCTACATACTATTCCTTCCTCCATCAATAAGTTTTGCCATATGCACATTATACTCTGCAAGGTTTAACAATTCACTACGGATAAGGCCAACAGTAATATCTTTGTTAAACTTTCGCTCCTCGTCTGAATAAATCACCTGCGCAAAGTTGAAAAGTATTTGATCAATACAACCAGAATGTCACACTTTATAACAACAGAAATGGATACCAGCTCATTAAACTAAAGAACTAGGCAAACTCCAGTCCTTTCACCAGCCCAGAAAGCTGAAGACTTCGCAAAAATGATTAAAATGAAATAGATCCATAAAACTTCTTGCCAACATAATATCATCTGAGAGAGTCTACGTGGTAAACCCACAATATAAAACATGATTCAATGTTGAATGAGCATACCCAGCTAGTGAGCTCCTTGACAACTAGCTTGCACACATCCCGAATAGCAGTAAGGATCGTGAGAAGAGAACCAACATGAACATGGTTTGATGCATTTTCATATAAACCCTTGAAAACCTGTACCAAAATTTGAAACAATCTCAAGATATTGACATGTTGGGGCCAAACAAATGACATATCATCATCACTTGGGAATGAGTTAGCTAATTTCGTTAATCACTTGTATAGTTTTTAAagtagaaagaaagaaaaaaaattgcaataaGTACTACGAACCTTTTGAGCAACAGCTAAGGCAGCTTCATCACGGCTTACGCATCTAAGTATGATCTCTGGAACTTCAGTAACAATTCCCTGTAAACATGTCCCCCAAAAAAAGGATTTAAATAACACCCTAATGCAAAGTTGATGAATGTACAAAGTCAAACAAAAAGCATAAttacacataaaataataatataaaaaattaatgataaaaAGGATGCCATCACAGAATCAAAACATGATATTGAAAGATCATAACACATTGAATGGAACCTTCAAATTAACATTCTTTACCATatctgattaaaaaaattaaatacctgAATTTCTGCTTCTCTAGCTTCATTAGTTATCAAAGATTCAAGCTGAAACAATCAAAAAGGAAGTCAGCTACTACGTTATATAAAATCCTCCGTGGCAGAATAGAATCCATTTGCAAGAAAAACAGGTTCATTTTTGCACCAGGACCCAAGAATATTGAAATGCAATGGGTAAGGCCAGAATGTTACAAAAGATCATAACCTTTCTCACAGAAacgaaaataaaaattgaaagttGTGGCAAATTAGAAAACACAATCCCACATTTCAgaagaaaaacaagaaaaaaaaattcttatgtCCAAAGACCAACATAAACATTGGCTTGAATGTGAAGCAAACTAAACAACCTTAGATAAGTAATGGgaccataaaataaaaaatagatggGGACAAAAAAGCATGCAGAACCTTTTGTGAAACAATCTGGTATTTATCCAACGCATCCCTCGTACTAAGTGAAGGGTCTGATAAGCTACTTCCAAGACGCTCACCAGCAGCAGGTGAAGGCAATGGCTGCGAAGAAGTTCCAGATTCCTGGTAATAAATTTAAAGCTTGAAGTTTAATTTTCAGAACCATAAACAAGCTCATTTTCAACATCAATATGTGAGCATCCAACCTTAGCAGCATCAGTGTACTCCACTGAATGTAACTCAGGCAGAGAAGAAACAGTAGCAAATGAACCAACGACAGGATCACTTTCAGAACTATGTTGGGTAACAGCTTCAGCCACACCAACATGCAATGAGGAAGCACTGAAAATCCCAAAAAGGTAAGCAATTAATAAGTTGAAAAAGAAACAAATTCTGCTGAAATAAGAACAGAGTCAATCCTCAGTACAGCCTCCTGATCTTGTTTCGCGCACAAAGTCTagtttgttcaaaaaaaaaaaattgacgaTGGTGAATATTACAAACCTAAGATGCAGAGCTGAATTAGTAGAATCAATAGCCTCGTCCACTGGACGGGAGACAGAGTCAAAACCCAAGCTTCCAGATGCAGAAGAATATGCTGGACTAAGTTGTGTTGAAGCTGTACCATAAGCACCAGCTAGACCAGTATTTGCAGTTGAAGCAGAGGCACCAGCAGGCACAGCATGCGAACTCTGACTAGACTGATTTTGCAAAGGAAGCCGGACAAAGTCCTAAAAACAATAACAGAATACAAGATCTGAGTACATTAAAAACAATTTCCTATTAAAAGGAATGCACTAAGTACACCAATCGACAAGTGCTAACCTCATATACTCTCTGTTGAGAAAGCGACAAATGACCAGGTTTAGGACGAAGAGACTCTGGCACAACACCCATTGATCCTTGAGTGTACACGTTAGCATCAAAAAAGTTGGCGCCAACACCGTCTCTATGGTTCCTCCTCAATGAAAGTTGTTGATTTATTTCTCCATCAATGCTTTGTATGGCCTACACATGCAGGCACAATCAGCATAAAGACTACAAAGCCACCAGTGGGTGACATTCAAGTTATAAATAAAGAGTTATATGCTTCTTCATAAATCACCAATTACTCagccaaaatatatatatatataatagagagACACAAATGGATGTTTTTGGTCATAGGCATAGCTTGATGCTATCACCTCCTCTTTAGGTCCTAAGTTCGGATCCCCTCCCccaatatcaaaaaaaaaaacacaaaaaagcaTAGGCTTTTAATTTAAAGTGAAGTTCAGATACTGCTTCAACTCAGTGCAATGGTAATAAGTTGGTTTCAATGTAGAGCAGCAGGCACCTATACATGAGAAATGACAATGACAAGATTTGGGATGGATTTTATAGTTGAATGATAAAGATGCTCATCTATGATCACCAGCTTCACAAGTGAATCTCTAATGTCCAGAAAATAATGATCACCAGCATCTATCAGCATCATTTGTACACAAACGTAAGGAGCTAAACTGTCCTCACATTCTCTTCAACTTATTAAAATAAATCTTCTgttgagtttttttttcttttttagtcaAATCATTTTTCTTTAAGCAAGAGCTGAGCAAAATGTTCCCAAAGGCAAATCGTCCTATAGTATCACATATTGGAACAGAAAATTGTCTTTAGATATCTTATATGATATTacctaaatttattttatttccaatGTAATAGCAATAATAGTTCCCTAAGGTGGTGTttagttggaggtaatgaaTTGGAATAGAATGGAAAAcaaaacaatttttattccattcctttgtttagttgcattttaaagtattagaatatCATTTCAATGGAATGACTTTCCCATCATTTTGGTGGAATAACTATTCCATTTCGAAGTGGAAGGAAAGACCATTCTAATGCaagatgagaaaaaatttaataatttttttatgaattttttatgcGATTTAAATATGATTCCCTTCAATTCCTATTCCCACTCCTATTCATATTCCTATGTTTTCATtccttccaaccaaacgccacctaaatgtCCAAATGGCACATGAATCTTCATCAAAAGTAAACAATTTGATACTCGGCTCTAAACTCTAAACTCATGcaaacaaattaatatatttgtttAGCAAAACAAACCTTATCGGTTGCAGCCTGCTCAATGACTGCACAGCCAAGATCCAAATTGTCATTGGTAACAATTTGAACTGCTTGTTCCAGAAGTTCACTAGCAAGATTCAAACCCTGAAGTGAATTCCTCAGTTGACTCAGTATAGAAGTTCGCAAGGGTTCCTGCCCATCAAACAACAAACATAGTTCTAAACACACGATTAAGGAAGAAGAAGTTGGGAAGAACAAACAAAGAAAGAACTTCTtggttaaaaaaatatacaaaaagaaaCAAGTATGTCCCCCACCTAGAAACAATAAACATTGAATTGGggtaaaaaaaaaccaaatatctaaaaagaaacaagtattttccaaaatgcacaataagattaaaaaaaaccTTGCACGTCACATGCGCTAGACTTCCTGCCAGACTTGCAACCATCAAGTGTGCTGCATTGAATATACGTGTTTCATCCGATTCCATGGCATAATCCTACAAATGCAATCAATTAATTATAGTGAAATATAAAACGTGGAAATCAGAAGGCTACCTAACTGAGAAACATATCTAAGATGATGTAGCTCCATTATTATACAGAAGATGGCATTAGGCTAAGCATCTCTAGAACCGTCAGACGTGAGAGAAAACTCATTTGAACAATGTTAAATTATAGCAAAAGAACTTGCcacaaactaaaaaaaacatAGAATAAGCCAGTAAACAAAGATGAAACCATTCAACATTGAAGGTACCAAACTACAGAACAAGTCTGGGCTGTACCCATTTCTTAATTAATCATGTATGTCATCATATAAAGAAGAATGAACCAACCTTTAAAACAAGTTCCTTAGTTGTCTGGGTAGCTATAGAAACACTACGTTGAACAATACTAGGCACTATCTCTTTAATAGCTCTATCCATCGCGATCGGAACAACTCTACAAAATACAAGAGAGATTAGTGTTAACAACACCCAAGCAGTTttacacccaaaaaaaaaagagcggggggggggggggaaagGTATTCATAGCACCTCTGAAAATGCATGTGCAAGCCCAACGCACTAAGCTTCTGGTTGATGATGACATGAGTACCAATGTTAGGTACTGGTGTGGGAAGCTACAAACAGAAGAAAAAGAGACGTGAAAGTTCTCATCAATGATTCAATCTAATTGCTCTTCACATAATAAAGGAAAGTAAAAGAGAGGAAAGAAGGATACCTGACTAACAGAGAATGGTGACTGAGGAGTAGCTTGTAGCAGTCCTTGTGCAGATGGAAGCTGATCAGACAATCCTAAAGCTGCCAACTTATCATCCTCCATTAATGTACCAGACGAAAGATGTAGAGGAGCAGCATACTAGgccaaaaaacaaataataaaacattAGAATATCAAACCAAAGAGAACCCAGAAAAAGTTATTGCTGGCAAAACCAACCTGAGATAATAAATGAGGATGTCCTGCAGAATTAGATGAAGGAGCAACCTCAAGTGGTAGCTCAACTTGATTTAGTGGAGACATTAGGGTTGATTTAACTTCAGCAACCATTTGAGGTTGCGATGCTCCCACATCTTTATTAGAAAAATCAGGATTTCCTTCAACTTCTCTCTTGCGATCCTTCAGAAGGGCAGTTGGTGTTATCTCCTTCAAATCCACATTTAGGTTTTTGAATAGAACCTGAGACAAAAAATTAGCAAAGTTTGattaaaaaacacacacacacacatatacataGGATCAACCATTGGTCAGAGAAACTACAGCATAACTAGTACCTCAATGTCGAATTTCAGATTCATTTTCAAGTTTGGCATCGAATAAATTTCAGCAAGTAATCCAAGAATTCCCATAGTCCAGGGATTGGGAGGTTGATATGCTAGACTGACATTGCATGGTTCCAGGACCTGCAAGTGGCGGAACATTAGCCCTACATCACCTAACTCAGAATGGCAGGCATGATTAGTataaagtatatatttatagttataTACCTTTGATGTGAATGGTATTACAGCAATCATCAAGCCCTTCTCATATGCCTGTGGAGACAATGAACATGAGCAAAATAACCAAAAAGAATAAAACAAAACAGGAGGAGAGTAATGAGGGCACACAGAAAGGAAAATAGCTGACAAAATTAGTACCTCTATAATCAAGGATTTGGGATCTATTTCCCGAGCCCGTAAAACTTGGTTTCTTCCAATTGTCAACTTTCCAAGCCAGCTtcctaaattttttaataatgaacGCTCTTCTGAACTTGATTTTATTAGCTCTGACCCCAAAAGAACCTAAATTGCGCAAAAATGTTAAAGTCCAACGCATCAAATCAAGTATAAAAACACAAAATGCTCAATATTAAACTTGTCAGACATAACCTTGCAGTTCTCATAAGTGGCCTGAATAATCTCTTTATTCAAGGCCTTTGCATTTACTTTGTCCAGGAATTTCAAGTACAAATCATGAAAATTTGGCTCAATACTTGCCCTGTAAAAATAGTTTCAGGAGATTTAATGAACTTTTGAACATAATATAATTGACGTTCAACTGCTAGAATCAACTGATCACAAAAGTACCAGGGCTTTATTTCACATATCATAATATGTTttatactaaaacaataataagacTCTTGGAAAAGAAAGATTCTTCTTCTATTGTTTTAAATGTGTAATCAGCTCACAAATTGAAGACCCTGACTAGTTTTTTGACTAACTGGAATGTTCGAAAaactccaaaaattaattactttgtGCTAAGTGATACCTAAATATATTTAACAGAGCACATGTATACATATACCATGTCtaaataacataatttttttacaatgcATGGCATTTCAAAAAGTCTAACCTTTTCATAACCATGTATTGTGCAAACCATGGATAGTGCTGCTCTTTCAATATGTCAATGAATTCCTTTGATTTAGCTTCAAGATTAGCAGaagaaatattattaattataaacgAGATCTTGTCCTGAACCTCTGATGCTGGAGCCTGTTAACAGAACATGGGAGTTTATTTCAGATCAAGAAAACATAAAGTAACAAAACAAAATAGACTCATGATTTCCTTTCTCCCAAGGCAGTTGATGGGTCTGCACATCTGCCATACAAAGGTATGCAATACATTTCTAacattgaaatttaaatttcttcaAAGAGCCAAAATTTATTGGAACATGTATATTTTTAACAAATTATATATTGAAGCTAAAATGCATTCAATGATAGAAGTTTCAATATAATCTTAAGGAAATGGATGCTGAAAGCTATATTAGGTAAGTTCAAAAAGAATATCTGAGCAACAGAATATGACCCTACTATTATAATAAactgtaataaaattaaatacctCTATAGGAGTATCCCTTTTCTCCGCAGCAGCAACTAATGTTTCAATGTTCAGAGCTGACCCAAACCCTGTATGATACGATGTTTAAAAAGGCACCCACACTCAAAGAAGGAATACAAGAAATGACAAAAAAGAGGGGAAATTACTTGTGGAAGGAACTCCTCTTGTAGAACGAACAAATCCTTGGGTAGAAGAAAGCATTGCCGGAGAACTAGTTGCACTATGTAACTGCAGTTTTTCAGTAACATAACACTTAGGTTGGACATTAGATTACTACATGAAGACAAGAGCATGTACtaaatatttttgaataatCAAAGCTTACTTTCTGAGCACTACTAGCTTCACCAATAGGAGCACCTGGTGTTTGCACGACAGAAGATAAAGGTGGTTTGTCATTGGATGAAGCCACAGGGACCTTATGACGCTCATCAAAAGAGCTATCATGTCTCTGTTGAAGCTGCAGAGAAGAAGAGAGTTGCTGCCCAGAGTGCATGGTACCAGGGACATTCAACTGTAACTAACCAAAATTGTGTTAGGCAATCATTCCATCTAATGTTTtctaaaatgtatttttaaattTCCATTTCAACAAACAGTAGCAATAGAACTGAAGTGTGGTTGTACTgcaaaacataaattaaaaaaatgatgcATTGACTGGCATGCTAGCTTAAAAATAAGATGCGTCAAAAGGAATCTGTCTATAGTGCCACAAGAGTGTTATCtatattatgattatatattCATACCAATATTGACTAGACACgccttataataattaatactaaaGTAATAGTGATAGTGAAATATGTGGAGCACAAACAGCTAGTAGCATGAGCTTGGTGATGGAAACCTAAAAAAATTAGTGCATGAAGCATATTTTCTCACGTTCAAACCATGTCAGTAAACAGAAAGTCATCATGCTACAATGAAGTAAGGCACACTTGAGAAGAAAAGCATAGTATCTAatggaagagaaaaaaaaaagatggcaACCATGGCTTTCGTCCTCTCTCTACCCATTTAGCCAAATTATATTGCATCACACAAGACAAGAAATAGGAATCACGACTTACATCCATATGTCCTGATGCCACTTGATATGGGCCATGGTGATGAGCAGAAGAAGCCTGGTTGCCCCCTTCAGAGTCTGAATGACCTGATGAAATCCTAGCTAGAGCTTGTTCAATGAAAGTAACTAGCTCTAAATGAGTACTACGTAGATGGGAAATTTGTAATATATGGTTGCAGTATTGCGGCCACTCTATAAGGCGATCCACAAACTGCTCCAAAGCCTTGGTACCAAACACAAACATCTGCATGTCAAGAGAGGGAAAAGAGCATAAGCAAAAATAAAATACCAAGTGAATGAAAGAAATTCAATAATAGATACAAACTTTTGAATCAGCAGGTTTGCGCAATGCATCCAGAACACCGCGTAGAGCAATCCCAAGTGGAAGATGAGTTACAAGTTGATGCTTGATAACAGAACCTAGGATATACACCAACACCAGAGTATACAAAATTTAAATCAACTCAAAGACATAGTTGCCATAAAATCaatgaaattaaaatatgattggCTTCATAGGAGTAAACCACAATAAGGGTATGCACATAATGTATATCGATATGAAAGACAAAGAACCAATGAAAACGAAATGCAATCAGCTTGAGTGCATAATTCAGATACGTAAATTTAATTGACTTTATAAGATCATGCTCTAGAGATCAAATGTAAAGATAAGAGTAATTCAGATATGTTAATCTAACAGTCAATTATTTAGGAAGTATTAAAGCTACATCTTTTCTTCAAAGAAATTTGATGATTGAATGCAATGCATCATTACAAAAGCATTTGAATAACTAACTAAATAAGATCATGCTCTAGAGATCAAATGTAAAGATAAAGTAAGTAAAATGCCAAACTGATCCATTATTGCTATTTGAGCCACTAAAAAACAATGCTATCTATCAGCACAGGAAGAAATTACTATCTATAAGCATCAACCTTATACTTTAAAATCAAAATGAATGACAAGAAACAGTCATTTCATAAACACCaggaaaattatatgaaatccATAAAAATGCTACAAACTCACCAAAAAGAATGGCTGCAATCTTCAATTGCTTTTCCGGATACTTTGGAAAGAACATGTACTCCTCAAACAGATTTGCAATCATGcactcaaaaattaagttctTCCTGTAAGTTTGTGCAACAATGTCATCTATTACTTCTCAAGATATATACATGAACATTAGTAAGTGATATCAACATATCAGGACATCTATAAACAAAAAGATTCTCTAACAAATGGTCACAATCAAAACATAAAACATGTGCCAAACAGGAAAAATATCTGGCATCATATTTTCTTGAAGTTTTTGTTGTTTACATCAATGCCGCACAACTTGGAATCAATGTAAAATTGAAAGATAAGTGATGATTCCTCCTCAAGAACAAGCAAAAACATTCATAATTAAAAGGTTTGCAATATGAAGAACGCAAAcaacataattatttatatgtc is a window encoding:
- the LOC133033427 gene encoding uncharacterized protein LOC133033427 isoform X5, which codes for MLKFSSTTANQIRFVLQSLTEANADSVIQDLSQFVEYETEGRILLLQTCLDHLNRYRTDAKNATLEIVVAAIFKCLLDRPNFSTVFCESLRNSEISEAILENFSNALHLSASEKICIGLALSDSENSDTRICGKNFCMAQIEELCANPVALNSSEQILNIIMFLQQSEGLSKHVDSFIQMLSLVQPKDVSQFVLTPSVSDEQREANFLKNMDLLHEGEDNDFDAILAEMEKEMSLGDIMKELGYGCTVDASQCKDILSLFLPLNEITISKILGTITCSHAGLEDSQNSFSTFGMALGCNTLSELPSLNSWNIDVLIDTIKQLAPSTNWIHVIENLDHEGFYIHNQEALSFFMSVYKRVSQEPFPLHAICGCVWKNTEGQLSFLKYAVSAPPEVFSFSHSQRQLENFGPNIQVGHANHAWLCLDLLDVLCQLSERGHASTARSMLDYPLQHCPEVLLLGIAQINTAYNLLQHEVSAIVFPTIVKNSMASSIILHLWHVNSKLVLRGFADAHKCDLDIITKILDLCQELKILSPVLDMTPSSFSIKLAALASKKELVDLENWLSGNLNTYKDIFFEECLKFLKEIQFGGSHDFSTRPFQHSGAISNLYADATSTFLKALKSHTGLITSSQLSEELERLDVSIVDSNPRLQNGGTADSSTDGYADDIEAEANSYFHQMFSGNLTIAEMVQMLARFKESSVNRKNLIFECMIANLFEEYMFFPKYPEKQLKIAAILFGSVIKHQLVTHLPLGIALRGVLDALRKPADSKMFVFGTKALEQFVDRLIEWPQYCNHILQISHLRSTHLELVTFIEQALARISSGHSDSEGGNQASSAHHHGPYQVASGHMDLQLNVPGTMHSGQQLSSSLQLQQRHDSSFDERHKVPVASSNDKPPLSSVVQTPGAPIGEASSAQKLHSATSSPAMLSSTQGFVRSTRGVPSTRFGSALNIETLVAAAEKRDTPIEAPASEVQDKISFIINNISSANLEAKSKEFIDILKEQHYPWFAQYMVMKRASIEPNFHDLYLKFLDKVNAKALNKEIIQATYENCKVLLGSELIKSSSEERSLLKNLGSWLGKLTIGRNQVLRAREIDPKSLIIEAYEKGLMIAVIPFTSKVLEPCNVSLAYQPPNPWTMGILGLLAEIYSMPNLKMNLKFDIEVLFKNLNVDLKEITPTALLKDRKREVEGNPDFSNKDVGASQPQMVAEVKSTLMSPLNQVELPLEVAPSSNSAGHPHLLSQYAAPLHLSSGTLMEDDKLAALGLSDQLPSAQGLLQATPQSPFSVSQLPTPVPNIGTHVIINQKLSALGLHMHFQRVVPIAMDRAIKEIVPSIVQRSVSIATQTTKELVLKDYAMESDETRIFNAAHLMVASLAGSLAHVTCKEPLRTSILSQLRNSLQGLNLASELLEQAVQIVTNDNLDLGCAVIEQAATDKAIQSIDGEINQQLSLRRNHRDGVGANFFDANVYTQGSMGVVPESLRPKPGHLSLSQQRVYEDFVRLPLQNQSSQSSHAVPAGASASTANTGLAGAYGTASTQLSPAYSSASGSLGFDSVSRPVDEAIDSTNSALHLSASSLHVGVAEAVTQHSSESDPVVGSFATVSSLPELHSVEYTDAAKESGTSSQPLPSPAAGERLGSSLSDPSLSTRDALDKYQIVSQKLESLITNEAREAEIQGIVTEVPEIILRCVSRDEAALAVAQKVFKGLYENASNHVHVGSLLTILTAIRDVCKLVVKELTSWVIYSDEERKFNKDITVGLIRSELLNLAEYNVHMAKLIDGGRNKAATEFAISLLQILAVEESTVISELHNLVDALAKLASKPGSPESLQQLVEMVKNPSANVAVSSGVNVGKDDKARQSRDKKAPGLSMVKEDLSSVESVEPDPAGFREQVSRLFAEWYRICELPGANDAACAHYILQLHQNGLLKGDDVTERFFRLLTELSVAHCLSSEVINSGTLQAPLQGQSLSFLAIDIYAKIVFSILKGTNKPFLLSKILAVTVRFIQKDAEEKKSSFNPRPYFRLFINWLQDLGSIDPLVDGANFQILTAFANAFHALQPLKVPAFSFAWLELVSHRSFMPKMLTGNGQKGWPYIQRLLVDLFQFMEPFLRNAELGVPVHFLYKGTLRVLLVLLHDFPEFLCDYHFTFCDVIPPSCIQMRNIILSAFPRNMRLPDPSTPNLKIDLLAEISQSPRILSEVDAALKAKQMKNDVDEYLKTRQGSSFLTDLKQKLLLPPSEVAAAGTNYNVPLINSLVLYVGMQAIQQLQARTSHSQSSQNVPLAVFLVGAALDIFQALIVDLDTEGRYLFLNAVANQLRYPNTHTHYFSFILLYLFAESNQEIIQEQITRVLLERLIVNRPHPWGLLITFIELIKNPRYNFWNRGFIRCAPEIEKLFESVSRSCGGPKPVDESMVSNWVSENAH